In the Drosophila biarmipes strain raj3 chromosome X, RU_DBia_V1.1, whole genome shotgun sequence genome, one interval contains:
- the LOC108024108 gene encoding polycystic kidney disease 2-like 1 protein: MNAKKTHLAMFAITVGIIIACMIMIAVFAGFKHEVVKFKTMLVSMVIVLMFQYLIGDPIKFVILALDRTFWPPRIYIPPMSDEAYKHDRKDFLKQRLDSQKSNLVISSQYRNWKLNEQYKLIAHDLFTYGQYFLCLMCLVLVTRDETLYHNTRIIKDLFLFNHTDYTGLKEVYFLNQLYDFIESTLVIAFNSNSSTGTAPGWVHAEQTVLLGVIRLRQLRVADPDIGLDPPEFSDMYYMPDWQLPYRRLHYADKYWRIYEPWIPITVSFEFLDGLLMNFDHVGYLNSYPELSGYVSLLARSTGNSMKVLDYLNEYHWLTLNTSAVFIDFTLYNVDVNLFSICTLRVEKTPFGGLVPDVQVESAKLLEDVDQMPYTGLLALLIYVVVFIQFSQTLATKLWYEPRLLKSIWNKLDLFIFLVNLMVVVLVILREALVANMMKKVEGASKMEFIDFRRPSRMHQLTTITIGFLICITTLRLWRVMQFSSVFELFTRTLYLAWAAVASTAIAIVIFLMGFCFAVVTINGNNSKNFNRFVKSMVMCMCFSFGFSAQVKPSELFHGGEWLGILLYGILAFVIIVLLINVFVSLINDYFTIAKTMRDSETDHRINFFQFLRVEFSGFFRCIQNLPCCRRNYVRNNRTVAQNVIKKLDEMEAKKAMKQRQRRGFRVVHRESGDDAHSAYKDRGERIINVGNILNTQLTLLSMLLFDDDEEWDFEADEAAGKKATESQKNKTDNEAEA; the protein is encoded by the exons ATGAATGCGAAAAAAACGCATTTAGCCATGTTTGCGATAACGGTTGGGATAATAATAGCCTGCATGATTATGATCGCGGTGTTTGCCGGATTTAAACATGAGGTGgtcaaatttaaaactatgCTGGTCAGCATGGTGATAGTTCTGATGTTCCAGTACCTGATCGGGGACCCCATCAAGTTTGTAATCCTTGCCTTAGACAGGACATTCTGGCCGCCGAGGATTTATATACCTCCTATGAGCGATGAAGCATATAAACACGATCGCAAAGACTTCCTGAAGCAACGCCTGGACAGCCAGAAATCCAATTTGGTAATATCATCGCAGTACAGGAACTGGAAACTCAACGAGCAGTACAAGTTGATTGCCCATGATCTTTTTACCTACGGGCAGTACTTCCTCTGCTTGATGTGCTTGGTTCTGGTTACGCGAGATGAAACACTCTATCATAATACCAGGATCATCAAggatctgtttttgtttaaccacACAGACTACACGGGTTTAAAGGAGGTTTACTTTCTAAACCAGCTGTATGACTTCATTGAATCCACCCTGGTAATAGCTTTCAACTCCAATTCGAGTACTGGAACTGCCCCTGGTTGGGTTCATGCGGAGCAAACGGTTCTCTTGGGAGTTATTCGATTGCGCCAGCTGCGAGTGGCTGATCCGGATATCGGTTTGGACCCACCGGAGTTCTCAGATATGTACTATATGCCTGATTGGCAATTGCCGTACCGTCGACTGCACTACGCTGATAAGTATTGGCGGATCTATGAACCCTGGATCCCCATAACGGTGAGCTTCGAGTTTCTGGACGGTCTTCTTATGAACTTTGATCATGTGGGCTACCTTAACAGTTACCCGGAGCTGTCGGGCTACGTCAGTCTGCTGGCCCGGAGCACGGGGAATAGCATGAAG GTCTTGGACTACCTTAACGAATACCACTGGCTGACCCTAAACACCTCGGCGGTGTTCATCGACTTTACTCTTTACAACGTAGATGTAAATCTCTTTAGCATTTGCACATTGCGAGTGGAGAAGACCCCCTTTGGCGGCCTAGTGCCGGATGTTCAGGTGGAAAGCGCCAAGCTACTGGAGGACGTAGATCAGATGCCCTATACTGGGTTGCTGGCTTTGCTTATATATGTCGTCGTTTTCATTCAGTTCTCCCAGACGCTGGCCACTAAACTTTGGTACGAGCCGCGATTGCTTAAAAGCATTTGGAACAAGCTGGACCTGTTTATCTTTCTGGTAAATCTAATGGTGGTGGTCCTGGTGATTCTGCGCGAGGCCTTAGTAGCTAATATGATGAAGAAGGTCGAGGGTGCCAGCAAAATGGAGTTTATTGACTTTCGACGACCGTCGCGCATGCATCAGTTGACCACGATCACGATTGGATTTTTAATATGCATAACTACGCTTAGACTATGGCGCGTCATGCAGTTCTCCAGTGTTTTTGAGCTATTTACCCGGACCCTTTATTTGGCTTGGGCGGCAGTGGCCAGCACGGCCATCGCCATCGTTATATTCCTCATGGGCTTCTGCTTCGCCGTCGTGACCATAAATGGTAATAATAGCAAGAACTTTAATAGGTTTGTTAAGAGCATGGTGATGTGCATGTGCTTTTCCTTTGGCTTCAGTGCGCAGGTGAAGCCATCGGAATTATTCCACGGTGGTGAATGGCTGGGCATTCTTCTATACGGCATTTTGGCCTTCGTCATCATCGTGCTCCTGATTAATGTTTTTGTGTCCTTGATCAACGATTATTTCACCATTGCCAAGACCATGAGGGACTCGGAGACTGATCATCGGATTAATTTCTTCCAGTTTCTGCGAGTGGAGTTTTCGGGATTCTTTCGCTGTATCCAGAATTTACCCTGCTGCCGACGAAATTACGTTCGTAATAATCGAACTGTGGCACAGAATGTGATCAAAAAACTAGATGAAATGGAAGCAAAAAAGGCAATGAAGCAGAGGCAACGACGCGGTTTCCGAGTTGTCCATCGAGAATCTGGTGACGATGCCCATTCGGCGTATAAGGATCGAGGCGAAAGGATAATCAACGTGGGAAATATACTGAACACACAGTTAACATTGCTCAGCATGCTTCtttttgatgatgatgaagaaTGGGATTTTGAAGCGGATGAAGCGGCGGGTAAAAAAGCCACAGAATCGCAGAAAAATAAGACCGATAATGAAGCTGAagcatga
- the LOC108024260 gene encoding seipin — translation MYFLLRFVVFCLDPLGLGRRFVIRPALNLSWNVYDRVRSKADEKVGTVRELVLRLGLIAFAVVLIIWLAVFMYAAFYYLYMPAISHTRPVHMQFKTCLETSTPCTFPHAHVSLTKKQQLLMVGQAYKVIVNIDMPESPQNLDLGMFMVCAEMRDYDSMLRGHSCRSAMLRYRSPLIRMISTWALSPLYVLGWKEEFQQVPVEIFSRYLEERQHPITDVYVEIQSQKIQFYTVTLHIVADFTGLRYIMFNWPVLSAIVAISTNLFFILVIFLLSWYHWSDAKWLQSVQIKYARLTKSLEPGVILSKTSSLRDDDDLFAYGDKSDIADVGGDTLSDADAGDLVLVKKAASGKEATQDSFRKRHAKKTTADH, via the exons ATGTACTTCCTGCTGCGCTTCGTGGTTTTTTGTCTGGATCCTTTGGGCTTGGGACGACGCTTCGTCATCCGTCCGGCCTTGAATCTCTCCTGGAACGTCTACGATCGCGTCCGCAGCAAGGCGGATGAGAAAGTGGGTACGGTGCGGGAACTAGTCCTCCGCCTAGGACTCATCGCCTTCGCTGTGGTCCTAATCATCTGGCTGGCAGTCTTCATGTACGCCGCGTTCTATTACTTATACATGCCGGCCATATCGCACACACGACCCGTTCACATGCAGTTCAA AACCTGCTTAGAGACCAGCACACCCTGTACCTTTCCACATGCCCATGTCTCGCTGACGAAGAAGCAACAGCTTCTGATGGTCGGCCAGGCTTATAAGGTGATCGTGAATATCGATATGCCGGAATCCCCACAGAACCTGGATCTTGGTATGTTTATGGTGTGTGCCGAAATGAGGGACTACGATTCGATGCTCCGAGGACATTCCTGCCGATCTGCAATGCTGCGATATCGGTCGCCACTGATCCGCATGATCTCCACCTGGGCTTTAAGTCCGCTATATGTGCTTGGCTGGAAGGAGGAATTCCAGCAGGTCCCGGTAGAAATATTTTCGCGGTATCTGGAGGAGCGGCAGCATCCCATTACGGATGTGTATGTGGAAATACAGTCGCAGAAGATCCAGTTCTACACGGTGACACTGCATATAGTGGCCGATTTTACCGGTCTGCGGTACATTATGTTCAACTGGCCAGTGCTGTCGGCCATAGTGG ccATTAGCACCAATTTATTCTTTATACTGGTCATCTTTCTGCTCAGCTGGTACCACTGGTCCGACGCCAAGTGGTTACAAAGCGTGCAAATCAAATACGCCCGGCTCACGAAGTCGCTGGAACCCGGCGTAATCCTCTCCAAAACGAGCAGCCTTCGGGACGATgatgatttgtttgcttacgGCGATAAGTCTGACATTGCAGACGTGGGTGGTGACACATTGAGCGATGCGGATGCAGGTGATTTGGTGTTGGTTAAGAAAGCTGCAAGCGGCAAGGAGGCTACTCAGGATTCATTCCGTAAGCGTCATGCGAAAAAGACCACTGCGGACCACTAA
- the LOC108024249 gene encoding tetraspanin-33, whose product MSNYRYQGGGIGGGGVAGGRGYSGIEVNEVMHPHHFTYVSQCVKYMIFMLNFMFWLFGGLLLGIGIYAFMDKWEEANGSVRLENVYDVILNISLVMILAGMVIFLVSFFGCLGALRENTFLLKAYSVCLLLFFLLEMAIAIICFVCPQYMNTFLEKQFTDKIIHSYRDDPDLQNFIDFAQQEFKCCGLSNLGYQDWSKNEYFNCSSPSVEKCGVPYSCCINATDISSGLVNIMCGYGVQETQVPEARKRIWTSGCIEVMRIWAEHNLYVIAGNALGIALIQLLVIYLAKTLEGQIELQKSRWSA is encoded by the exons ATGAGCAACTACCGCTATCAAGGGGGCGGTATCGGTGGCGGGGGCGTCGCAGGGGGTCGCGGCTACAGTGGGATCGAGGTAAACGAGGTGATGCATCCGCATCATTTCACATACGTGAGCCAGTGCGTCAAGTACATGATCTTCATGCTGAACTTCATGTTCTGGTTATTTGGCGGCTTGCTCCTGGGAATCGGGATCTATGCTTTTATGGATAAATGGGAGGAGGCCAACGGGTCGGTGCGACTGGAAAACGTCTACGATGTGATCCTGAACATCTCCCTGGTTATGATTCTAGCCGGGATGGTCATCTTTCTGGTGAGTTTCTTCGGATGTTTGGGCGCTTTGCGAGAGAACACCTTCTTGCTAAAGGCGTACTCTGTGTGCCTGCTGCTCTTCTTCCTGTTGGAGATGGCCATTG CCATAATTTGCTTCGTTTGCCCGCAGTATATGAATACCTTTCTGGAGAAACAGTTCACGGACAAGATCATCCACTCGTATCGCGACGATCCGGACTTACAGAACTTCATTGACTTTGCTCAACAGGAATTTAAGTGCTGTGGTCTCAGTAATTTAGGCTACCAGGATTGGA GCAAAAATGAATACTTCAACTGCAGCTCGCCGTCGGTGGAAAAGTGTGGAGTGCCATACAGTTGCTGCATTAATGCAACAGACATATCTTCAGGACTGGTCAACATCATGTGCGGCTACGGTGTCCAAGAGACGCAGGTTCCAGAGGCCAGGAAACGGATCTGGACTAGCGGCTGTATCGAGGTCATGAGGATTTGGGCCGAGCACAATCTGTATGTGATTGCCGGCAATGCTCTGGGCATCGCGCTTATTCAGCTGCTGGTTATCTATTTGGCTAAGACTCTTGAAGGACAAATCGAGCTGCAGAAGTCGCGTTGGTCTGCGTGA
- the LOC108024218 gene encoding myb-binding protein 1A: MKAKADKNVTNGGTIKAEVKRERKRQKILKLGEDVEAGRPAKILKVSMKEKPSEPEEKENTPSNSHLKMSQINKAVFVIFKKIQASPLNQKMINSLVVLLRDDTNIEQRTATSCYVLKRLVRSTGADDLKAVTLAASYIHCILSAVPAIDSLEVLETLKRDLAVSSQQRGKEDSLAAVGQLITAFCILQTPQFAKAEAKLVSAVYQILATQLKGREYLVSMCADILADSFKQLPAAIFEEYVWPLLQPQLNKPLGALKVYTCDLLLAVHLTYPSILGREQLIASLWPKKPVFEQLFELYISGSTIHNDGVYARLAIFLTNGGKDTLIAWQQFCDSKHPLKINASKACVVQVLAHIILNVEQREEQYILDIFTTSCVQFLLQELSLSKGDIGEAKKPSQKELREICFKLEGSLVLSFEKHLQNEEIKLQLLLKLLDHRLQLDSVISLPRFTQQLINQLSVDSLQKLYDYYKNLLSSLDEEDRVNRVHCLNQMQILLQHSKLDQEIKWRQKQLRHLLVAGLFYLDADNKPCEAPKASAFSRHCAARCEEIFLGSLLHKCSGLPALCQLLQKTLSYLNKELGKPDAESKLRSPRNKALQNVWKEVEKLLANPSKETDFVAQTFEALILFVSLSLCTKIPLSVTVLEDLVICRKNALETSTKNANEELKWQDVLTDALLQLLLQTGHFWREFVNLVGTALIPHLEHANLEQILEVLNMSKNPLSKKDEGEEDSDDEIEEEESQEDSTDDSDGEDYSEEDVGDEESHLAQIRESVRLALVNEDDAEEDGASSVDWNDVDEEQGERLNAALERSFQLFRPKSRKAQEKERPTKSERIDNTRLLHFRIRALDLLELFISKKPAQSVILDVLCCVFQVYRHCSGDAKLQSLREASLKLLKKLLAKNIEFEAKPDKTPILEAIEQLMSSSEEKSEEDYEDSKQTTNRQAKGEVAIWRDKCFAYLICQGSGAREPKHSAVWPMLVEFLDLWVANRRSRLSLASFEALFQSSQWQGIAPLAVVLASHLDVKKTRSFRRAQILKLISEQFRRLETAFRDHSSSSKEFETQLARYVHQLETEPCSPKELKLLQKILAQGAQKRKKLLESIQVVAKNSKSSNMASKQQQQVTEDNMEAEDEKQAAKGKQLKTKKEKEVDKKTKK; this comes from the exons ATGAAGGCCAAGGCGGATAAAAACGTAACTAATGGAGGAACAATCAAGGCCGAGGTTAAAAGGGAACGCAAACGCCAAAAAATCCTGAAATTGGGAGAGGACGTGGAAGCGGGAAGACCGGCCAAGATTCTAAAGGTGTCCATGAAGGAGAAGCCATCGGAGCCAGAAGAAAAGGAGAACACACCGAGCAATAGTCACCTAAAGATGTCTCAAATCAACAAAGCCGTTTTCGTGATCTTTAAAAAGATCCAGGCCAGTCCCCTGAACCAGAAAATGATCAATTcactggtggtgctgctgcgggACGATACCAATATTGAACAG CGCACTGCCACCAGTTGCTATGTGCTCAAACGCTTGGTCCGATCTACGGGAGCAGATGACCTTAAGGCAGTGACCCTGGCCGCTAGTTATATACACTGCATTCTCAGCGCCGTGCCCGCTATTGATTCTTTGGAGGTTCTAGAAACTCTAAAGCGGGATCTGGCAGTTAGCAGCCAGCAGAGGGGCAAGGAGGACTCGCTAGCCGCCGTAGGTCAGTTGATTACAGCCTTTTGCATCCTGCAGACACCACAGTTCGCCAAAGCCGAGGCCAAACTGGTGTCGGCAGTCTACCAGATACTAGCGACCCAACTGAAGGGCAGGGAGTACCTGGTTTCCATGTGTGCTGATATTTTAGCGGACTCTTTCAAGCAG CTGCCAGCTGCCATCTTCGAGGAGTACGTGTGGCCCCTTCTGCAACCTCAACTAAATAAGCCATTGGGTGCCCTGAAGGTTTACACCTGCGATCTGTTGCTTGCCGTTCATCTTACATATCCCTCTATTTTGGGACGGGAGCAGCTTATTGCCAGTTTGTGGCCAAAAAAACCTGTATTCGAACAGCTCTTTGAGCTCTATATTTCCGGTTCCACCATTCACAACGACGGTGTCTACGCCAGATTGGCTATATTCCTGACGAATGGTGGGAAGGACACGCTTATCGCCTGGCAGCAGTTCTGCGATTCCAAACATCCTCTTAAAATCAATGCATCCAAGGCTTGTGTGGTCCAAGTACTGGCTCACATAATACTCAACGTCGAGCAAAGAGAAGAACAGTATATCTTAGATATTTTTACGACTTCATGTGTGCAATTCTTGCTGCAGGAATTGTCACTGTCAAAGGGAGATATAGGTGAGGCCAAAAAACCCTCCCAAAAGGAGCTGCGTGAAATCTGCTTTAAGCTTGAAGGATCCTTGGTTTTGAGTTTCGAAAAGCATTTGCAAAATGAGGAAATCAAGCTGCAGCTTCTGCTAAAATTGCTGGACCACAGACTGCAGTTGGATTCGGTGATAAGTTTGCCACGTTTTACGCAGCAATTGATCAATCAATTAAGCGTCGATAGCCTCCAAAAGCTCTACGATTACTACAAAAATCTACTGAGCTCTTTAGACGAAGAGGATAGAGTGAATCGAGTGCACTGTCTTAACCAGATGCAAATACTCCTGCAGCATTCAAAGCTAGACCAGGAGATTAAATGGCGGCAGAAGCAGTTGCGTCACCTGCTGGTCGCTGGCCTCTTCTATTTAGATGCCGATAATAAGCCATGTGAAGCCCCCAAAGCTAGCGCTTTCAGTCGCCATTGTGCGGCGCGTTGTGAGGAAATCTTTTTGGGGTCTCTGCTTCACAAGTGCTCTGGTCTGCCAGCTCTTTGTCAGTTGCTCCAAAAGACTTTGAGTTATCTTAACAAGGAGCTGGGAAAACCAGATGCGGAGAGCAAATTGCGTTCACCAAGGAATAAAGCCTTGCAAAATGTATGGAAAGAGGTGGAAAAGCTGCTAGCAAATCCCAGTAAAGAAACTGATTTCGTTGCGCAAACTTTTGAGGCTCTTATCCTGTTTGTTTCTTTATCTTTGTGCACAAAAATTCCTCTATCTGTAACTGTTTTGGAGGATCTTGTTATTTGCCGAAAAAATGCTCTGGAGACGAGCACAAAGAAT GCCAACGAGGAACTAAAATGGCAAGATGTGCTTACAGATGCTCTGTTGCAGTTGCTCTTACAAACGGGCCACTTCTGGCGTGAGTTTGTGAACCTGGTCGGCACTGCTTTGATTCCCCACCTTGAGCATGCTAACCTTGAGCAGATTCTTGAAGTACTGAACATGAGCAAAAATCCCTTAAGCAAAAAAGACGAAGGCGAAGAGGACAGCGATGACGAAATAGAGGAGGAAGAATCGCAGGAAGATTCCACCGATGATTCAGACGGTGAGGATTATAGTGAGGAAGATGTAGGCGATGAGGAATCTCATTTAGCACAAATTCGTGAGAGCGTACGTCTGGCTTTGGTCAACGAAGATGACGCCGAAGAGGATGGCGCTAGTAGCGTAGATTGGAACGATGTGGACGAGGAGCAGGGTGAGCGTTTGAATGCTGCCCTAGAACGATCTTTTCAGTTGTTCCGACCTAAGTCGCGCAAAGCTCAGGAGAAAGAACGACCCACCAAATCGGAACGCATAGATAACACCAGACTGCTACACTTCCGCATTCGCGCTTTAGATTTACTCGAGCTGTTCATATCAAAGAAACCAGCTCAATCGGTGATCTTGGACGTGTTGTGTTGCGTTTTTCAGGTGTACCGTCACTGCAGCGGCGATGCCAAACTGCAATCTTTGCGAGAGGCCAGTTTGAAGTTACTCAAGAAACTGCTCGCTAAGAATATTGAATTTGAAGCAAAGCCAGATAAGACACCCATTCTAGAGGCCATTGAGCAGCTGATGTCGTCTAGCGAGGAGAAGTCAGAGGAGGATTATGAGGATAGCAAGCAAACCACAAACCGACAGGCAAAGGGAGAGGTCGCTATTTGGCGGGATAAATGCTTCGCCTACCTGATATGCCAGGGTTCAGGAGCTAGGGAACCAAAGCACAGTGCCGTTTGGCCTATGCTCGTCGAATTCCTAGACCTGTGGGTGGCCAATCGGCGTAGTCGCCTATCGCTGGCTAGTTTCGAAGCTCTCTTCCAGTCGAGTCAATGGCAAGGAATTGCCCCGCTGGCCGTTGTCTTAGCCTCCCATTTGGATGTAAAGAAAACACGCAGTTTCCGGCGGGCACAGATATTAAAGCTTATCAGTGAGCAATTCAGACGACTCGAAACAGCTTTTAGAGATCACAGCTCCTCTTCCAAGGAATTTGAGACGCAACTAGCCAGATATGTGCATCAACTAGAGACGGAGCCTTGCAGTCCAAAAGAGTTGAAGCTGCTGCAAAAGATTTTGGCCCAAGGTGCACAGAAGCGCAAGAAGTTGCTAGAAAGTATTCAAGTCGTGGCCAAGAATTCTAAGTCGTCAAATATGGCAtcaaagcagcagcagcaggttaCCGAGGACAATATGGAAGCGGAAGATGAGAAGCAGGCAGCTAAGGGGAAACAACtgaaaacgaaaaaggaaaaagaagTCGACAAAAagacgaaaaaataa